The DNA region GCGCACCAGCGCCTGGTGTTCCCAGGTCCAGGCCTCGTTCTCCTGGTAGCGCTGGAAGGCTCCCAGCGAGCTCACCAGCAGGCCGGACGCGCCGGAAGGGCGCAAGCGCATGTCCACTTCGTAGAGCGAGCCGGAGGTGGTCTGGGTGGTGAGCAGGTGGATGATGCGCTGGCCCAGGCGGGTGAAGAACTGCGCACCGTCGATGGGCTTGGCGCCGTCGGTCTCAGCCTGCGGGTCGCCGTCGTGGATGAACACCAGGTCCAGGTCGGAGCCATGGCCGAACTCGAGCCCGCCGACCTTGCCGTAGCCGACGATGATGAAGTCCGGGTCGCAGGCACTGCCGTCCGCGCGACGCGGCGCACCATGGCGGGCCACGGTGTGGCGCCAGGCCAGGGCCAGCACCTGGTCGAGAATGGCTTCGGCCAGCCAGGTCAGGTAGTCGCTGACCTTCATCAGCGGCAAGGTGCCGGCGATCTCGGAGGCCGCCACCCGCAGGCTGTGGGCCAGCTTGAAGTGACGCAGGGCCTCCATCTGCTGCTCGAGGTCGTCCTCGGGAATGCGGGTCAGCCGCTCACGCAGCTCGGCGGCGAGCTCGGGGGCCAGTGGCGGATGATAGAGGCGGCCTTCGTTGAGCAGCTCGTCCAGCAACAGCGGGTAGCGCGCGATCTGCTCGGCGATCCAGGGGCTGGCGGCGCAGAGGGTGATCAGGCGTTCCAGGGCACCGGGGTTCTCGCTGAGCAGCACCAGGTAGGCCGAGCGCCGGGCCACCTTCTCCACCAGCGGCAGCACGCGTTCCAGCACCAGGTCGGGCTTGCCGTGCTCGCTGGCCATGTTCAGCAGGCGCGGGATGAAGGCGTCCATGCGCTCGCGCCCGAGGCGCTGCATGGCGCGCAGCTGAGGGCCGTTGCGCAGGTCGACCAGGCGCTTGAGGGCGGCCAGCGGGTCGAGGAAGCCAGCCTCGCTCAATTGCCGGCAGGCACTCTCTTCGTCCAGGGCGTCTTCCCACAGCGGCAGCCACTCGCCGCCGACGCAAGCGTCCTGCGGGCCCGCCTCCTCGTCCTGGTCGGGATCGGCGATGACCTGGTGGAAATGCCACTCGATGCGACCGCGCCAGTACATCAGCCGCTCATGGAAGGCCGACCAGTCGCCGAAGCCCATGATGAAGGCGACGCGGGCGCGGTCCAGGTCGTTGTCCGGGAGCATCTGCGTCTGCCGGTCGGCGATGGCCTGCAAGGCGTGCTCGGTGTAGCGCAGGAAGGCATAGCCGTCGCGTAGCTCGGCCACCACCGCCGGCGGCAGGTAGCCCTGCCCTTCGAGCGTCGCCAGCACCTTGAGCAGCGGGCGCTGCTGCAGGCTCAGGTCGCGACCGCCGTGGATGAGCTGGAAGGCCTGGGCGATGAACTCCACCTCGCGGATGCCGCCGGAGCCGAGCTTGACGTTCTCGGTCATGCCCTTGCGGCGCACTTCCTGCTGGATCAGCTGCTTCATCGAACGCAGCGCCTCGATGGCCGAGAAGTCCAGGTAGCGGCGGTAGACGAAGGGTCGCAGCATTTTCAGCAACTGCGCGCCGGCCTGCTGGTCACCGCCGACCACCCGTGCCTTGATCATCGCATAGCGCTCCCAGTCGCGCCCCTGGTCTTGGTAGTACTGCTCCAGCGCATTGAAGCTGAGCACCAACGCGCCGGACGAGCCGTAGGGGCGCAGGCGCATGTCGACGCGGAAGGCGAAACCGTCGACGGTGATGGCGTCCAGCGCCTTGATCAGCTTCTGGCCGAGGCGGATGAAGAACTCCTGGTTATCCAGCGCACGCTTGGCGCCTTCGGTCTCGCCACCCTCGGGGTAGCCGAAGATCAGGTCGATGTCCGAGGACAGGTTCAGCTCATGGGCGCCCAGCTTGCCCATGCCCAGGATGACCAGGTGCTGCGGCTGCCCGGAGCGGCGCCCGGTGGGGGTGCCGAACTGCGCGCAGTGGCGGCTGTAGAGCCAGTGGTAGGCGCCATCGATGCAGGCGTCGGCGAGATCGGAGAGATCGCGGCAGGTTTCCGCGAGGTCCGCCTGGCGGGTCAGGTCGCGCCAGATGATGCGCAGTTGCTGGCGATTGCGAAAACGCCTCAGGTGGTGCGCCAGCTCGTCCTCACTCGCACAGGTGGAGATGATTGAATCCAAATCTGTACACAATTCACCATTTTTAAGTGTACATTCCAGCTCGCCCGATTCCGCCAGCTGCATGAGCATTGCCGGATCGCGCCGCGTCTGCTCGGCCACGAAATCACTGGCTGCGCACACCCGCAGGAACGCCTGCTTCCGTTCGTCGGGCCAGCCGTCGAATGCCGCACGCAGGGATTCCGGAAGGCCCTCCTGATCGGAGGTGAAGGCCTGGCGCGCACGGTCGGCGAGCGATTGCAGTTGCGGAGGGAGGGCGACAAGCGGGGGCAGGCTCATGGTCTATCCTGTGATCGGCGTACGCCGGGCCTGTGGTTGCTGGCCTCGCGCCGCCCATCTGTAGTTTTACTACGAAAGATTGTGTCCAGAGTGCTGAAACGGCCGTCGAAATGTAGTAAAACTACACAAGGCCGGTTCGACCCCCGGTAAATCCAAGAATTAGCAATCTGCCAGCCCATAAGGCTGTCAGTGAACATAGGCGTCCGATTCTGGAAGCCTTTCCGCCCTGGAGCAAGCCATGCAAGACCTCGATCCCGTCGAAACCCAGGAATGGCTGGACGCCCTGGAATCGGTTCTCGACAAAGAAGGCGAAGACCGCGCGCACTACCTGATGACCCGTATGGGTGAACTCGCTACCCGTAGCGGTTCGCAGCTTCCCTATGCCATCACCACGCCGTACCGCAACACGATCCCCGTCACCCACGAAGCACGCATGCCTGGCGACCTGTTCATGGAACGCCGCATTCGCTCGCTGGTACGCTGGAACGCGCTGGCAATGGTCATGCGCACCAACCTGAAGGACTCCGACCTGGGCGGTCACATCTCCAGCTTCGCGTCCTCGGCGACCCTCTACGACATCGGCTTCAACTACTTCTTCCAGGCCCCGACCGACGAACACGGCGGCGACCTGATCTACTTCCAGGGCCACGCCTCCCCCGGTGTCTACGCCCGCGCCTTTATGGAAGGCCGCATCACCGAAGAGCAGATGAACAACTTCCGCCAGGAAGTCGATGGCAACGGCCTGTCGTCCTACCCGCACCCCTGGCTGATGCCGGACTTCTGGCAGTTCCCCACCGTTTCCATGGGCCTCGGCCCGATCCAGGCGATCTACCAGGCACGCTTCATGAAGTACCTGGAAAGCCGCGGCTTCATCCCCGCCGGCAAGCAGAAGGTCTGGTGCTTCATGGGTGACGGCGAGTGCGACGAGCCCGAATCCCTCGGCGCCATCTCCCTGGCCGGCCGCGAGAAGCTCGACAACCTGATCTTCGTCATCAACTGCAACCTGCAGCGCCTCGACGGCCCGGTACGCGGCAACGGCAAGATCATCCAGGAACTCGAAGGCGTATTCCGTGGCGCCCAGTGGAACGTCAACAAGGTCATCTGGGGCCGCTTCTGGGACCCGCTGCTGGCCAAGGACGTCGACGGCATCCTGCAGCGCCGCATGGACGAAGTCATCGACGGCGAGTACCAGAACTACAAGGCCAAGGACGGCGCGTTCGTCCGCGAGCACTTCTTCAACACGCCCGAACTCAAGGCCATGGTCGCCGACCTGTCCGACGACGAGATCTGGAAGCTCAACCGTGGCGGCCACGACCCCTACAAGGTCTATGCGGCCTACCACCAGGCGGTCAACCACAAGGACCAGCCCACCGTCATCCTGGCCAAGACCATCAAGGGCTACGGCACCGGAGCGGGCGAGGCGAAGAACACCGCGCACAACACCAAGAAGGTCGACGTCGACAGCCTGAAGTCGTTCCGCGACCGCTTCGACATCCCGGTGAAGGACGACGAGCTGGAGAACCTGCCCTTCTTCAAACCCGAGGAAGGCAGCGCCGAAGCCCGTTACCTGAGCGAGCGCCGCGCCGCCCTGGGTGGCTTCGTGCCCCAGCGTCGCGCCAAGAGCTTCAGCATCCCCACCCCGCCGCTGGACACCCTCAAGGCCATCCTCGACGGCTCGGGCGACCGTGAGATCTCCACCACCATGGCCTTCGTGCGGATCCTCTCGCAGCTGGTCAAGGACAAGGAAATCGGCCAGCGCATCGTCCCCATCATCCCGGACGAAGCCCGCACCTTCGGCATGGAAGGCATGTTCCGCCAGCTGGGCATCTACTCCTCCGTCGGCCAGCTCTACGAGCCCGTCGACAAGGACCAGGTGATGTTCTACCGCGAGGACAAGAAGGGCCAGATCCTCGAGGAAGGCATCAACGAAGCGGGCGCCATGAGCTCCTTCATCGCCGCCGGCACTTCGTACTCCAGCCACAACCAGCCGATGCTGCCGTTCTACATCTTCTATTCGATGTTCGGCTTCCAGCGCATCGGCGACCTGGCCTGGGCCGCCGGTGACAGCCGTACCCGTGGCTTCCTGATCGGCGGCACCGCCGGTCGTACCACGCTCAACGGCGAAGGCCTGCAGCACGAGGACGGCCACAGCCACATGCTGGCCGGCACCATCCCCAACTGCCGCACCTTCGACCCCACCTATGGCTATGAGCTCGCGGTGATCATCCGCGAAGGCATGCGCCAGATGACCGAAGAGCAGCAGGACGTCTTCTACTACATCACCGTGATGAACGAGGCCTACACCCAGCCCGCCATGCCGGCCGGTGTCGAGGAAGACATCATCAAGGGCATGTACCTGCTCGAAGAGGACAAGAAGGAAGCCGCGCACCACGTGCAACTGCTGGGCTCGGGCACCATCCTGCGCGAAGTCCGCGAAGCGGCGAAGATCCTCCGCGACGAGTTCAACGTCGGCGCCGACGTCTGGAGCGTCACCAGCTTCAACGAACTGCGCCGCGACGGCCTGGCCATCGAGCGCCACAACCGCCTGCACCCGGGCCAGAAGCCCAAGTCGACCTACGTCGAGCAGTGCCTGAGCGGCCGCAAGGGCCCGGTCGTGGCCTCCACCGACTACATGAAGCTGTTCGCCGAACAGATTCGCCAGTGGGTGCCGAGCAAGGAATTCAAGGTCCTGGGAACCGACGGCTTCGGCCGCAGCGACAGCCGCAAGAAGCTGCGCCACTTCTTCGAAGTGGACCGCTACTGGGTCGTCCTGGCGGCGCTGGAAGCCCTCGCGGATCGTGGCGACATCGAACCGAAAGTGGTGGCCGAGGCCATCGCCAAGTTCGGCATCGACCCCGATAAGCGCAACCCCCTGGACTGCTGAGGAGACGCATTGTGAGTGAGTTGATCCGCGTACCCGATATCGGCGGCGAAGGCGAAGTGATCGAGATTCTGGTCAAGGTCGGCGACCGCGTCGAAGCCGACCAGAGCCTGGTCACCCTGGAATCCGACAAAGCCAGCATGGAAGTCCCCTCGCCCAAGGCCGGCGTGGTGAAGAGCCTGAAAGTGAAGATCGGCGACCGCCTCAAGGAAGGCGACGACCTGATCGAACTGGACGTCGAGGGAGCCGCCGCTGCGGCACCCGCGCCCCAGGCTCCGGCCGCCGCGCCCAAGGCGCAGGAGAAGCCCGCTGCCGCACCGGCACCGGCGGCCCCTGCCAGTGAAAGTGTCCAGGACGTGCACGTCCCGGACATCGGTTCCGACAGCAAGGCCAAGGTCATCGAGATACTGGTCAAGGCCGGCGACCGCGTCGAAGCCGACCAGAGCCTGATCACCCTGGAGTCCGACAAGGCCAGCATGGAGATCCCCTCGCCTGCCGCAGGCATCGTCGAGAGCGTCGTGGTCAAGCTGGATGCCGAAGTCGGCACCGGCGACCTGATCATCAAGCTGCGCACCGCAGGCGCCGCCCCGGCTGCCGCCATGGCCGCCGAAGCACCTGCCGCCGCACCGGCACCGGCCCCCGCTGCTGCGCCGGCCGCTCCGGCTGCCGAAGCGGTGCAGGACGTCCACGTCCCGGACATCGGCTCCGACAGCAAGGCCAAGGTGATCGAGATCCTGGTCAAGGCCGGCGATCGCGTCGAAGCCGACCAGAGCCTGATCACCCTGGAGTCCGACAAGGCCAGCATGGAGATCCCCTCGCCCGCCGCAGGCGTGGTCGAGAGCATCGTGGTCAAGCTGGATACCGAAGTCGGCACCGGCGACCTGATCCTCAAGCTGCGCACCGCTGGCGCCGCCCCGGCTGCCGCACCAGCACCCGCTGCGCAGGACAGCCAGCCGGTGCATCGCGTACCGGCCGGCGCCAGTCCGGCCGTGGCCGCCGAGGTCAACGCCATCGCCTCGCTGTCGGCCGCCGCCGCCGGCAGCCCCG from Pseudomonas tohonis includes:
- the glnE gene encoding bifunctional [glutamate--ammonia ligase]-adenylyl-L-tyrosine phosphorylase/[glutamate--ammonia-ligase] adenylyltransferase; protein product: MSLPPLVALPPQLQSLADRARQAFTSDQEGLPESLRAAFDGWPDERKQAFLRVCAASDFVAEQTRRDPAMLMQLAESGELECTLKNGELCTDLDSIISTCASEDELAHHLRRFRNRQQLRIIWRDLTRQADLAETCRDLSDLADACIDGAYHWLYSRHCAQFGTPTGRRSGQPQHLVILGMGKLGAHELNLSSDIDLIFGYPEGGETEGAKRALDNQEFFIRLGQKLIKALDAITVDGFAFRVDMRLRPYGSSGALVLSFNALEQYYQDQGRDWERYAMIKARVVGGDQQAGAQLLKMLRPFVYRRYLDFSAIEALRSMKQLIQQEVRRKGMTENVKLGSGGIREVEFIAQAFQLIHGGRDLSLQQRPLLKVLATLEGQGYLPPAVVAELRDGYAFLRYTEHALQAIADRQTQMLPDNDLDRARVAFIMGFGDWSAFHERLMYWRGRIEWHFHQVIADPDQDEEAGPQDACVGGEWLPLWEDALDEESACRQLSEAGFLDPLAALKRLVDLRNGPQLRAMQRLGRERMDAFIPRLLNMASEHGKPDLVLERVLPLVEKVARRSAYLVLLSENPGALERLITLCAASPWIAEQIARYPLLLDELLNEGRLYHPPLAPELAAELRERLTRIPEDDLEQQMEALRHFKLAHSLRVAASEIAGTLPLMKVSDYLTWLAEAILDQVLALAWRHTVARHGAPRRADGSACDPDFIIVGYGKVGGLEFGHGSDLDLVFIHDGDPQAETDGAKPIDGAQFFTRLGQRIIHLLTTQTTSGSLYEVDMRLRPSGASGLLVSSLGAFQRYQENEAWTWEHQALVRARVLVGCKRVAAAFDSVRLAVLGRERELATLQQEVSEMRAKMRTTLGTRETAAGTAANAFESTVPFDLKQDAGGIVDIEFMVQYAALAWSRQHPELVRYTDNIRILDGLEQVGLLSGEAVSLLQEAYKAYRSAAHRQALQKQPGVVSGDQFHAERQGVMRIWRELGLS
- the aceE gene encoding pyruvate dehydrogenase (acetyl-transferring), homodimeric type — protein: MQDLDPVETQEWLDALESVLDKEGEDRAHYLMTRMGELATRSGSQLPYAITTPYRNTIPVTHEARMPGDLFMERRIRSLVRWNALAMVMRTNLKDSDLGGHISSFASSATLYDIGFNYFFQAPTDEHGGDLIYFQGHASPGVYARAFMEGRITEEQMNNFRQEVDGNGLSSYPHPWLMPDFWQFPTVSMGLGPIQAIYQARFMKYLESRGFIPAGKQKVWCFMGDGECDEPESLGAISLAGREKLDNLIFVINCNLQRLDGPVRGNGKIIQELEGVFRGAQWNVNKVIWGRFWDPLLAKDVDGILQRRMDEVIDGEYQNYKAKDGAFVREHFFNTPELKAMVADLSDDEIWKLNRGGHDPYKVYAAYHQAVNHKDQPTVILAKTIKGYGTGAGEAKNTAHNTKKVDVDSLKSFRDRFDIPVKDDELENLPFFKPEEGSAEARYLSERRAALGGFVPQRRAKSFSIPTPPLDTLKAILDGSGDREISTTMAFVRILSQLVKDKEIGQRIVPIIPDEARTFGMEGMFRQLGIYSSVGQLYEPVDKDQVMFYREDKKGQILEEGINEAGAMSSFIAAGTSYSSHNQPMLPFYIFYSMFGFQRIGDLAWAAGDSRTRGFLIGGTAGRTTLNGEGLQHEDGHSHMLAGTIPNCRTFDPTYGYELAVIIREGMRQMTEEQQDVFYYITVMNEAYTQPAMPAGVEEDIIKGMYLLEEDKKEAAHHVQLLGSGTILREVREAAKILRDEFNVGADVWSVTSFNELRRDGLAIERHNRLHPGQKPKSTYVEQCLSGRKGPVVASTDYMKLFAEQIRQWVPSKEFKVLGTDGFGRSDSRKKLRHFFEVDRYWVVLAALEALADRGDIEPKVVAEAIAKFGIDPDKRNPLDC
- the aceF gene encoding dihydrolipoyllysine-residue acetyltransferase, whose protein sequence is MSELIRVPDIGGEGEVIEILVKVGDRVEADQSLVTLESDKASMEVPSPKAGVVKSLKVKIGDRLKEGDDLIELDVEGAAAAAPAPQAPAAAPKAQEKPAAAPAPAAPASESVQDVHVPDIGSDSKAKVIEILVKAGDRVEADQSLITLESDKASMEIPSPAAGIVESVVVKLDAEVGTGDLIIKLRTAGAAPAAAMAAEAPAAAPAPAPAAAPAAPAAEAVQDVHVPDIGSDSKAKVIEILVKAGDRVEADQSLITLESDKASMEIPSPAAGVVESIVVKLDTEVGTGDLILKLRTAGAAPAAAPAPAAQDSQPVHRVPAGASPAVAAEVNAIASLSAAAAGSPGAPARSDGAKVHAGPAVRQLAREFGVELSAVTATGPHGRVLKEDVQAYVKAVMQKSKDAPAAAAAATGGAGIPPIPTVDFSKFGEIEEVAMTRLMQVGAANLHRSWLNVPHVTQFDSSDITELEAFRVAQKAVAEKAGVKLTVLPLLLKACAYLLREMPDFNSSLAPSGKALIRKKYVHIGFAVDTPDGLLVPVIRNVDQKSLLQLAAEAAALAEKARTKKLSADDMQGACFTISSLGHIGGTGFTPIVNAPEVAILGVSKATIQPVWDGKAFQPRLMLPLSLSYDHRVINGAAAARFTKRLGDVLADIRTMLL